A stretch of Sulfurimonas xiamenensis DNA encodes these proteins:
- a CDS encoding acyltransferase: MLKLRKISHIFKYLFGFPKSVYVNFRLLPFNQALKLPIIVSNKTKLISLNGEVNLTKVKTGIIRIGFGGTEHIDYTYTRTILKIDGIVNFKGRAKIGLGSKFIIHKEAIFSAGERFGITGDTIILCTKKISIGDNARISWQTIIMDSDHHPVLDINNNIINNPTEIVIGNGVWIGARCFILKNTNIDDGCIIAANTTITKNFSGIKHSVIGGNNAKILKTYIRWYN; this comes from the coding sequence ATGTTAAAATTAAGAAAAATATCTCACATATTCAAATACCTTTTCGGATTTCCAAAGAGCGTATATGTAAATTTTAGACTTCTGCCTTTTAATCAAGCTCTAAAACTCCCTATAATTGTTTCAAATAAAACCAAACTTATATCATTAAACGGAGAAGTAAACCTTACTAAAGTAAAAACTGGAATTATTCGCATAGGCTTTGGAGGAACTGAACATATAGACTATACTTATACTAGAACTATATTGAAAATAGACGGTATAGTAAACTTTAAAGGCAGAGCAAAAATAGGCCTAGGATCAAAATTCATTATACACAAAGAGGCAATTTTCAGCGCTGGAGAAAGATTTGGAATAACGGGCGATACTATTATTTTATGCACAAAAAAAATCAGCATCGGAGATAATGCTAGAATATCTTGGCAAACTATAATTATGGACAGCGATCATCATCCTGTTTTAGATATAAATAATAATATTATAAATAATCCGACAGAGATTGTTATCGGAAATGGTGTATGGATTGGCGCCAGATGTTTTATACTTAAAAATACAAATATTGATGATGGGTGCATTATTGCAGCTAACACAACCATAACTAAAAATTTTAGCGGCATTAAACACAGTGTAATTGGCGGAAATAATGCAAAAATTTTAAAAACATATATAAGATGGTACAATTGA
- a CDS encoding glycosyltransferase family 4 protein: MNLLVLTSTKGSYNSVRPEAEIYISLLKFGYNITIMTQHDSEYASRFREHGIKIIDEHYKKKISPNTIKKIRSVIKKENIDIVYAANSKSISNAVIACIGTKVKLVTYRGTTGGLYRHDPSAYLNALNPRVDGVICVSEAVTKHVRKQIFSKSKKVETIYKGHDTSWYDTTPVNLELFGTNNQNFNIAFVANVRPHKGLIYLLKAAHQLAKYKNIHIILIGENISQEPYLSEIKNSGMQERIHLTGFRNDAPQIIASCSVLVQASIRKEGLPRVILESLAGKTPVIASAIEGNAEIIEDGFNGFIVPIKDADAIAEKITKLYNTPERLKEFSNNCAYTIENKMSHRTTTEKYNNFFNALIKDKK; the protein is encoded by the coding sequence ATGAATCTGCTCGTACTAACATCAACAAAAGGCTCTTATAACAGTGTAAGACCAGAAGCTGAGATCTATATCTCTCTTTTAAAATTTGGTTACAACATAACAATAATGACACAACATGATAGCGAGTATGCTTCAAGATTTAGAGAGCATGGCATAAAAATCATCGATGAACATTACAAAAAAAAGATTTCGCCTAATACCATTAAAAAAATTAGAAGTGTTATAAAAAAAGAAAATATTGATATCGTTTATGCAGCAAATTCAAAATCGATTTCAAATGCAGTTATCGCCTGCATTGGCACAAAAGTAAAACTTGTAACATACAGAGGCACGACCGGCGGGCTTTACCGTCATGATCCAAGCGCCTACCTAAATGCTCTAAATCCAAGAGTAGACGGTGTTATCTGTGTCTCTGAGGCAGTAACAAAACATGTAAGAAAACAAATTTTTTCTAAGTCAAAAAAAGTTGAAACTATCTATAAAGGACACGATACTTCTTGGTACGATACAACTCCCGTAAATTTAGAACTCTTTGGCACAAATAATCAAAATTTCAATATTGCTTTCGTTGCAAATGTAAGACCACATAAAGGACTTATCTATCTGCTTAAAGCCGCTCATCAATTGGCTAAATATAAAAATATACATATTATTTTAATCGGTGAAAACATATCACAAGAACCTTACCTCTCTGAGATAAAAAACAGCGGAATGCAAGAGAGAATCCATCTCACCGGATTTAGAAACGACGCCCCTCAAATTATTGCTTCATGCAGTGTGCTAGTTCAAGCATCAATTAGAAAAGAGGGGCTGCCAAGAGTGATTCTTGAATCATTGGCAGGTAAAACACCGGTTATCGCTTCGGCAATTGAGGGAAATGCAGAAATAATAGAGGATGGATTTAACGGTTTTATAGTACCCATAAAAGATGCAGACGCTATTGCAGAAAAAATTACAAAACTTTATAATACACCCGAAAGACTAAAGGAGTTTTCAAACAACTGCGCATATACCATTGAAAATAAGATGTCACATAGAACTACAACAGAGAAATACAATAATTTTTTCAACGCACTTATCAAAGACAAAAAATGA
- a CDS encoding glycosyl hydrolase — translation MKKPYIWDNYSDQPYPLKDKNYKKKMRKSQIGSLLKTLFISIFVLPVSLILTPFVKRKKIDSKTFFCIGVDFERNPKETLEMIEELEVERILLRLKLWEMEKVPLLKDFILKNRDKKITLKILQDREHVEDLTLLQRDLERIFTTFNQYVDIFEIGSTINRAKWGFFSVDEYNLFYKTAYDLKTSKFPNIKLIGSGVIDFEYHFTAHTLFNLCKYRFDGVSSLLYVDRRGAPENMQMGFTLQDKISLLSTMVWLSPKSEHKLHITETNWPLSGTAPYAPTSEYECVSENLYADYMLRYYLLAFASQQVDSVSWHQLIAPGYGLVDNREGIKKRSAFKTYKFMVQNLKNAQFLRLDIKRDYYILQCLVDNKLLQIHWSLKPTTLKNEEFFTVYTHEGEPLRDEILSIGSSPLYIYIKDAL, via the coding sequence ATGAAAAAACCGTATATTTGGGATAACTATTCCGATCAACCATATCCGCTTAAAGACAAAAACTACAAAAAAAAGATGCGAAAAAGCCAGATCGGCTCACTTTTAAAAACTCTTTTTATCTCTATTTTTGTGCTGCCTGTATCACTTATTCTCACGCCCTTTGTCAAAAGAAAAAAGATAGACTCAAAAACCTTCTTTTGTATAGGTGTTGATTTTGAACGAAATCCAAAAGAGACTCTGGAGATGATAGAGGAGTTGGAAGTAGAGAGAATTCTGCTGCGCCTAAAACTCTGGGAGATGGAAAAAGTTCCACTTTTAAAAGATTTTATACTCAAAAACAGAGATAAAAAAATAACGCTTAAAATCCTCCAAGACAGAGAACATGTAGAAGATTTAACACTTTTACAAAGAGATTTGGAGAGAATCTTTACCACTTTTAATCAATATGTAGATATCTTTGAAATCGGTTCAACCATAAACAGAGCAAAATGGGGGTTTTTTAGTGTAGATGAGTATAATCTTTTTTATAAAACAGCGTATGATCTGAAAACCTCAAAATTTCCAAACATCAAACTCATTGGAAGCGGAGTCATAGATTTTGAATATCATTTTACAGCTCATACGCTTTTTAATCTCTGCAAATACCGCTTTGACGGCGTCTCTTCTCTTTTATATGTAGATAGACGCGGTGCACCTGAAAATATGCAGATGGGATTTACTCTTCAGGATAAAATCTCGCTTCTTAGCACAATGGTCTGGCTGAGTCCAAAAAGTGAACATAAGCTTCATATCACCGAGACAAACTGGCCCCTTAGCGGCACGGCTCCATATGCTCCCACAAGCGAATATGAGTGTGTGAGTGAAAATTTGTATGCAGACTATATGCTGCGCTACTATCTGCTTGCTTTTGCCTCACAACAGGTCGACTCCGTCTCATGGCATCAACTGATTGCTCCCGGATATGGGCTTGTAGATAATAGGGAAGGCATTAAAAAACGCTCTGCTTTTAAAACATACAAGTTTATGGTTCAAAATCTCAAAAATGCACAGTTTTTAAGACTTGATATAAAACGAGACTACTATATCCTTCAATGTCTAGTTGATAACAAACTTCTTCAAATCCACTGGTCACTAAAGCCGACAACTTTAAAAAATGAAGAGTTTTTTACAGTATATACTCACGAAGGAGAACCGCTAAGAGATGAAATACTTAGCATTGGTTCATCACCACTCTATATTTACATAAAAGACGCGCTATAA
- a CDS encoding glycosyltransferase family 4 protein, whose amino-acid sequence MQKIITHANFAKGFRGGERQTQLLIEQLSLHGYKQKLLVRKNSELTKRCRDIKNLEIIEISKPYILHLNKIKNNSIIHAHETKALQFAYFANILKKTPYIVTRRVDNALKTNFLNTLMYTNAKTSVALSKAIEKEILRVAPKATTKIIPSAFSDIKINNENVSIIKTRFDKKFLIGHVGALDDKHKGQSIIIDIAKKLQTSHPNIHFLLVGGGCDEERFKEMAKELTNITFEGFVNNVNDYIKSFDMFVFPSRNEGLGSTLLDVMNIGAPIIASRAGGIPDIIEDKENGLLFDINNPGELEKLIITLYTDKEKMDFLVSNAKKTVQIYSAKNMAQAYVKLYEQIK is encoded by the coding sequence TTGCAAAAAATAATCACTCATGCAAATTTTGCAAAAGGTTTTCGCGGCGGGGAGAGACAAACACAGCTTCTTATAGAGCAGCTCTCTCTTCATGGTTACAAACAAAAACTTTTAGTTAGAAAAAACTCTGAACTTACAAAAAGATGCAGAGATATAAAAAATTTAGAGATTATTGAGATATCCAAGCCATATATATTACACCTTAATAAAATAAAAAACAACTCCATCATACATGCACATGAGACAAAAGCACTTCAGTTTGCTTATTTTGCAAATATATTGAAAAAAACTCCATATATCGTAACACGAAGAGTTGACAATGCCCTGAAAACAAATTTTTTAAACACGCTAATGTACACAAATGCAAAAACATCTGTCGCACTCTCAAAGGCAATTGAAAAAGAGATATTGAGAGTTGCTCCAAAAGCAACTACAAAGATCATTCCAAGTGCATTTAGCGATATAAAAATCAATAACGAAAATGTCTCCATTATAAAAACAAGATTTGATAAAAAATTTCTCATAGGTCATGTAGGTGCACTTGACGACAAACACAAAGGACAGTCAATCATTATCGACATAGCAAAAAAACTGCAGACATCACACCCAAATATTCACTTTTTACTTGTTGGCGGCGGATGCGATGAAGAGCGCTTTAAAGAGATGGCAAAAGAGCTTACAAATATCACTTTTGAGGGTTTTGTAAACAATGTAAACGATTATATAAAAAGCTTTGATATGTTTGTTTTTCCATCGAGAAATGAGGGACTCGGATCTACTCTTCTTGATGTTATGAATATCGGAGCGCCTATTATCGCAAGCCGCGCAGGAGGCATTCCAGATATAATAGAAGATAAAGAGAACGGTCTGCTTTTTGATATAAACAATCCGGGCGAGCTTGAAAAACTTATCATAACTCTTTATACAGATAAAGAAAAAATGGATTTTTTAGTGTCAAACGCAAAGAAAACAGTTCAAATATATTCAGCTAAAAATATGGCTCAGGCATATGTGAAACTTTATGAGCAAATAAAATAA
- the waaC gene encoding lipopolysaccharide heptosyltransferase I, whose amino-acid sequence MKICIVKLSAMGDIIHAMVALQFIKKALPDSQIDWVVESAFADVLKNNPHIDNILSINLKSIKKKKSTIFTQYKILKSYSKNNYDIVIDAQGLLKSAITTKIIGAKTIAGFDKSSIREGFASYFYDKKIHIAYDANTIDRNVAVLCEPLGVKVSSNDILEKEKFLYSCSHVKNLPKKFNVFVIGSTWESRNYPKEKFVEIAEALKTDTFIVWGSEDEHKKALWMQEQSEFLHLLPRGSLDELKDVISKCSLLIGNDTGPTHMAWGLNVASITIFGPTPTNRVYVTPINRVVKSKSIVNHYKLNKNDFSICDIEADEIIRIARELREQ is encoded by the coding sequence ATGAAAATTTGTATAGTAAAACTCTCCGCTATGGGAGATATCATCCATGCTATGGTAGCATTGCAATTTATAAAAAAAGCGCTGCCTGATTCACAAATCGACTGGGTCGTAGAGAGTGCATTTGCAGATGTGCTTAAAAACAATCCGCATATAGATAATATCTTGTCAATTAATCTAAAATCTATCAAAAAGAAAAAAAGCACTATTTTTACTCAATACAAAATCTTAAAGAGCTACTCAAAAAACAATTATGACATCGTTATAGATGCGCAGGGACTTCTAAAATCTGCAATAACTACTAAAATAATAGGCGCAAAAACAATAGCAGGATTTGACAAAAGTTCTATCAGGGAGGGTTTTGCTTCTTATTTTTACGATAAAAAAATTCATATTGCTTATGATGCAAATACTATAGATAGAAATGTCGCCGTCCTTTGCGAACCGCTTGGCGTAAAAGTATCAAGTAATGATATTTTAGAAAAAGAGAAATTTTTGTACTCATGTTCACATGTAAAAAATCTGCCAAAAAAATTTAATGTATTTGTCATAGGCTCAACTTGGGAGAGTAGAAACTATCCAAAAGAGAAGTTTGTAGAGATCGCAGAAGCATTAAAAACAGACACTTTTATAGTGTGGGGAAGTGAAGATGAGCACAAAAAAGCACTATGGATGCAAGAGCAGTCTGAATTTTTACATCTGCTGCCCCGCGGCTCATTGGATGAACTAAAAGATGTTATCTCCAAATGTTCTCTGCTTATAGGAAACGATACGGGACCTACTCACATGGCATGGGGGCTCAATGTTGCATCTATAACTATTTTTGGTCCGACTCCCACAAATCGCGTGTATGTAACTCCGATTAACAGAGTTGTGAAATCCAAAAGTATTGTAAATCATTATAAACTAAACAAAAACGATTTCTCTATTTGCGATATAGAAGCGGATGAAATTATACGAATTGCAAGGGAACTGCGTGAACAATAA
- a CDS encoding O-antigen ligase family protein — protein MNKLKNITLNEYINYLFVLYAFLLPISRAGISILTISLFILWLFTKDFKSKIEFIKSNKVILYFLAFIGFSLLSLFWSNDVISGLEYVRKYWYFLVVLVIATTIQKRFVEYGISAFLTGLFISEILSYSIFFELIQWKNVSPNDPTPFMNHLQYSMFLAFASLLLLNRFFYENKMKWKVIYFLYFLIITSNLFLNGGRTGQAAFAVSIFVVGFLNVKNKIIALLSMFALVLSIFYTAYHVSPVFKTRFDTSINEIHKISQGSFCTSFGARLGLWIIGGEIFLENPIIGTGVVKDMNDFVKIVEESYPNKDCIKHLPSYHNFYVQTAVHLGIIGLFLYLMIFYNLLKLKIQDRYYFTLMVIFVSVYSVSSLVENMFHEQFSAALLALFSGIFIAQNRIENEV, from the coding sequence ATGAATAAATTAAAAAATATTACATTAAATGAATATATTAATTATCTCTTTGTTTTGTATGCATTTTTATTGCCGATTTCTAGAGCTGGAATATCTATATTAACAATATCGCTATTTATTCTATGGCTTTTTACAAAAGACTTTAAAAGTAAAATAGAGTTTATAAAATCAAACAAAGTTATCTTATATTTTCTTGCTTTTATCGGCTTTAGCTTACTCTCGCTTTTTTGGTCAAACGATGTAATCAGCGGCTTGGAGTATGTTAGAAAATATTGGTATTTTTTAGTTGTTTTAGTTATTGCCACAACAATCCAAAAAAGGTTTGTTGAATACGGAATTTCCGCATTTTTAACAGGTTTATTTATAAGTGAAATACTCTCATACAGCATATTTTTTGAACTCATTCAGTGGAAAAATGTAAGCCCTAACGATCCCACTCCCTTTATGAATCATCTTCAATACTCTATGTTTTTGGCATTTGCGTCACTTTTGCTTTTAAACAGATTTTTTTATGAAAATAAAATGAAATGGAAAGTAATTTATTTTCTCTATTTTTTAATTATTACATCAAACCTGTTTTTAAATGGCGGAAGAACCGGTCAAGCCGCATTTGCAGTCTCTATTTTTGTAGTTGGTTTTTTAAATGTAAAAAATAAAATAATTGCTCTTTTAAGCATGTTCGCATTAGTTCTGTCTATTTTTTATACAGCTTATCATGTAAGTCCTGTTTTTAAAACAAGATTTGACACATCAATAAATGAGATACACAAAATATCCCAAGGATCATTTTGTACCTCTTTTGGCGCGAGACTGGGTTTATGGATAATAGGCGGAGAGATTTTTTTAGAAAATCCTATCATTGGTACCGGTGTTGTAAAAGATATGAATGATTTTGTAAAAATAGTAGAAGAGTCTTACCCAAATAAAGATTGCATCAAACATCTGCCAAGCTATCACAATTTTTATGTACAAACTGCAGTTCATCTTGGAATCATAGGACTGTTTTTATATCTTATGATTTTTTACAATCTCTTAAAACTAAAGATTCAAGATAGATACTATTTCACTTTAATGGTTATCTTTGTAAGCGTCTACTCTGTTTCAAGTTTAGTAGAAAATATGTTTCATGAACAGTTTTCAGCCGCACTTCTTGCGCTCTTTAGCGGAATCTTTATAGCACAAAACAGGATAGAAAATGAAGTTTGA
- a CDS encoding diacylglycerol kinase has protein sequence MNNKPKYHIFKNTKYALDGLLHALKTESSFRLELFLAPFIILAIILIDFELWQKSILLFSAFLILIVELINSAVENCVDLITKEFHPLAKSAKDIAATAVMFSIILHIIFWMVFLFCIL, from the coding sequence GTGAACAATAAACCAAAATATCATATTTTCAAAAATACAAAATATGCATTAGATGGTCTTTTACATGCTCTAAAAACAGAATCCTCTTTTAGATTGGAACTTTTTTTAGCTCCTTTTATCATTCTAGCAATAATTTTAATAGATTTTGAGTTATGGCAAAAAAGTATTCTGCTTTTTAGTGCATTTTTGATTCTAATAGTGGAGCTCATAAATAGCGCTGTAGAAAACTGTGTTGACCTAATAACAAAAGAGTTTCATCCACTTGCAAAAAGCGCAAAGGACATAGCTGCAACTGCTGTAATGTTTAGTATAATCTTACATATTATTTTTTGGATGGTATTTTTATTTTGCATTCTTTAA
- a CDS encoding glycosyltransferase family 2 protein, translating into MIKTISCVIIVKNAAATIEPTLESLKSFEDVVLYDNGSTDSTIEIAKKYSNINLIQGKFSGFGPTKNRAATFAKNEWILSLDADETVSTSLIEELKHLKLDNAKEVFILKRDNYFLGKEVKHSGWGSDYLTRIYNKTYHNFNQNIVHEFVELKNETKKTKLKSSFKHNAVQDINSFLYKIASYSDLASKNKKTCCFLTVLLKAKWAFFKTYFLQLGILDGWRGFFIASTNAYSKFFRYTKRYINCKK; encoded by the coding sequence TTGATTAAAACAATATCATGCGTTATTATTGTAAAAAATGCAGCCGCAACAATAGAGCCTACCTTAGAATCTCTAAAATCTTTTGAAGATGTGGTTTTATACGATAACGGCTCAACGGACAGCACTATTGAAATCGCAAAAAAATACTCAAATATAAATCTAATTCAAGGTAAATTTTCAGGCTTTGGTCCAACAAAAAACAGAGCTGCAACTTTTGCAAAAAATGAATGGATTCTTTCATTAGATGCGGATGAAACTGTATCAACATCCTTGATTGAAGAACTAAAACATCTTAAGCTAGATAATGCGAAAGAAGTTTTTATACTCAAGCGGGACAACTACTTTTTAGGAAAAGAAGTGAAACACAGCGGATGGGGAAGTGACTACCTAACAAGAATCTACAATAAAACCTACCACAATTTCAACCAAAATATAGTTCATGAATTTGTGGAACTCAAAAATGAGACAAAAAAAACCAAACTCAAAAGCAGTTTTAAACACAATGCTGTGCAAGATATAAATTCATTTCTATATAAAATAGCATCATATTCAGACCTAGCATCAAAAAATAAAAAAACTTGTTGCTTTTTAACAGTACTACTTAAAGCAAAATGGGCATTTTTTAAAACATATTTCTTGCAACTCGGTATTTTAGACGGCTGGAGAGGATTTTTCATCGCTTCAACCAACGCTTATAGTAAATTTTTTAGATACACAAAAAGGTATATAAATTGCAAAAAATAA
- a CDS encoding LTA synthase family protein, translating to MHSLITNKIKNAVTLFIASLATLTLLRVLLYFFYFNKFESLTFYETVASFFMGARVDIAVIGIFLGWLLLIYFLPFRFTYDKKFQKYIYIVWYILLSVIVLIQLSGIVYFEYVSRHMASEITAMQNDMHVVLDMAIQNYHEVFIFFIFEILLFFALKRALTFKNEIIHLSLKRDSLTLLIVALLIFLGIRSNISGKPLGLSDAFVSNNSQSGNLAISTPFSIVKTISQKHKNYTFYSQEKALENSINALKSSEFTFKNKNFALLRESTNKIKKNHNVVIIMLESWSAKYIDSFSGTNFEVTKNFDALAKEGLMFTNFFANGQRSIDGITALLTGICVMPGFEYLGHGLELSDISYLPEIAKKNGYTSLAMQSSKRESFRIDSIAKLSGFDNYFGAEDMEKLGLEQSGADPRFGTWDNNMLNFYHKKINELREPFLSFAFTSSTHVPFVSPGKRWEKYPHNENNIYGFLNTLNYSDEVLGDFMKKAKQEPWFDNTIFIFLADHTLGFGDDTNMTQGLNLNIQNRELENLRIPLLVYAPKIFPKPQVITKLSSQADILPTLTHFLGWSGEIATISNSIFSTSNSEFVLFSYGNILGYKNNNGFLKHTLEKELESNISTNDREKVLSLYQTFSYLYKNNKLSR from the coding sequence TTGCATTCTTTAATAACAAATAAAATTAAAAATGCTGTGACACTTTTTATTGCATCATTAGCAACGCTTACTCTACTTAGAGTATTGCTCTATTTTTTTTATTTTAACAAATTTGAATCTTTAACATTTTATGAAACAGTTGCATCATTTTTTATGGGTGCAAGAGTAGATATCGCGGTAATAGGTATTTTTTTAGGATGGCTTTTATTAATATACTTTTTACCATTTAGATTTACATATGATAAAAAATTCCAAAAATATATCTATATCGTCTGGTATATACTCCTGAGTGTAATTGTCTTAATTCAATTATCCGGCATCGTCTATTTTGAGTATGTTTCACGACATATGGCAAGCGAAATAACTGCTATGCAAAACGACATGCATGTTGTTTTAGACATGGCTATACAAAACTATCACGAGGTCTTTATTTTTTTTATTTTTGAAATTCTGCTCTTTTTTGCCCTTAAAAGAGCATTGACTTTTAAAAATGAGATTATTCACTTATCTCTAAAAAGAGATTCATTGACATTATTAATCGTTGCACTTCTTATTTTTTTGGGAATAAGAAGCAATATCTCTGGCAAACCGCTTGGGCTCTCAGATGCTTTTGTGTCAAATAACTCTCAATCAGGAAATTTAGCCATAAGCACTCCTTTTTCGATTGTAAAAACAATTTCCCAAAAGCATAAAAACTATACATTTTACTCACAAGAAAAAGCACTTGAAAACAGTATAAATGCACTTAAATCTAGTGAATTTACATTTAAAAATAAAAATTTTGCACTTTTAAGAGAATCCACAAATAAAATTAAAAAAAATCACAATGTTGTTATTATCATGCTTGAGAGCTGGAGCGCAAAATATATAGATAGTTTTTCAGGTACAAATTTTGAAGTAACTAAAAATTTTGATGCATTGGCAAAAGAGGGATTGATGTTTACAAACTTTTTTGCCAATGGCCAAAGAAGTATAGATGGTATAACTGCACTCCTAACAGGTATTTGCGTTATGCCTGGATTTGAGTACTTAGGGCATGGCTTAGAGCTTAGCGATATTTCATATCTCCCCGAAATTGCCAAAAAAAACGGATACACAAGCTTAGCCATGCAGAGCTCAAAAAGAGAATCTTTTCGTATAGACTCTATAGCAAAGCTTAGCGGATTTGACAACTATTTCGGCGCCGAGGATATGGAGAAGCTAGGACTTGAGCAAAGTGGAGCAGACCCAAGATTCGGCACATGGGATAATAATATGCTAAATTTTTATCATAAAAAAATAAATGAGTTAAGAGAGCCTTTTTTGTCGTTTGCTTTTACATCTTCAACACATGTTCCTTTTGTAAGCCCAGGCAAGAGATGGGAAAAATATCCACATAATGAGAACAATATATATGGCTTTTTAAATACACTTAACTATAGCGATGAGGTTCTTGGTGATTTTATGAAAAAAGCAAAACAAGAGCCTTGGTTTGACAACACTATCTTTATATTTTTAGCTGATCATACATTAGGTTTCGGGGATGATACAAACATGACGCAAGGCTTAAATTTAAATATACAAAATAGGGAATTAGAGAACTTGAGAATACCTCTGCTAGTTTATGCACCAAAAATATTTCCAAAGCCTCAAGTTATAACAAAACTATCATCACAGGCGGACATACTACCGACTCTTACGCATTTTTTAGGATGGAGCGGAGAAATCGCAACAATATCTAACTCTATTTTTAGTACATCAAATAGTGAATTTGTCCTTTTTTCATATGGGAATATACTCGGTTATAAAAATAATAATGGTTTTTTAAAACACACTTTAGAAAAAGAGCTTGAGAGCAATATAAGCACAAATGATAGAGAAAAAGTACTCTCTTTGTACCAAACTTTTTCATATTTGTACAAAAACAACAAACTCTCAAGGTAG